Proteins encoded by one window of Candidatus Scalindua japonica:
- the ccsA gene encoding cytochrome c biogenesis protein CcsA, whose amino-acid sequence MGRGIRFYVLLGGIVLHTASITFRGIAIEYFPLTNKFESFTGFALACFSVLLFYSRVESYVYRIATFSVGYIFFVVASVCFSSYLMKVSYAPPLMLTIWYVLHVPISFYCYALWTSAFAAAMARYFSGSEDKRRFEYIIDAGFQYGFIAFSISMIFGGLWGYVAWGSYFLWDAKLLWSVIIWFFYATCIHLDYWPASRKYKTPLAIVGFVILLTTYVGTSFLIKSSHSF is encoded by the coding sequence ATGGGCAGAGGGATAAGGTTCTATGTCCTCCTGGGTGGAATTGTCCTGCACACGGCATCAATTACCTTCAGGGGTATTGCTATAGAATATTTCCCGCTGACTAACAAATTTGAATCATTTACAGGGTTTGCTCTTGCATGCTTCAGTGTGCTTCTTTTTTATTCCAGGGTAGAGAGTTACGTCTACAGGATTGCAACGTTTAGTGTAGGATATATTTTCTTTGTTGTTGCTTCCGTTTGCTTCTCCTCTTATTTAATGAAGGTGTCATATGCACCGCCGCTTATGTTGACGATATGGTATGTCCTTCACGTTCCTATATCTTTCTATTGCTATGCATTATGGACAAGTGCTTTCGCTGCAGCAATGGCAAGATATTTTTCCGGAAGTGAAGATAAGAGACGGTTTGAGTATATAATAGATGCTGGCTTCCAATACGGATTTATAGCCTTCTCGATATCTATGATATTCGGCGGACTATGGGGTTATGTAGCCTGGGGGTCCTATTTTCTTTGGGACGCGAAGCTGCTCTGGTCTGTGATTATCTGGTTCTTTTATGCGACTTGCATTCATCTGGATTATTGGCCCGCATCCAGAAAGTACAAAACACCACTGGCAATAGTTGGATTTGTTATACTTCTGACAACGTATGTTGGTACAAGTTTTCTTATTAAAAGTTCACACAGTTTTTAA
- a CDS encoding leucyl aminopeptidase has translation MKLSVTFGAAEKKSTDIIIISLFENIKKIPSDLNALDKASGKAISSLLQNGDFNGKLNETILIPTDKKIAPKRVLLVGLGKSTAFSLDKARQAAGTATRVIQEKKYKNPSLLLYGTENKEISLEDVTRSVVEGILLSLYTFTMYKTLKKEEKTDITNYSLIVQKKDDLENVKSAVQKSQIEAEAVCFSRDIVNMAGSDATPTFLANKAKEIAKKTGVKCKVLSIPEMKKLGMNGILNVSRGSSEPPKFIILEYNSKKNTNDTIVLVGKGVTFDSGGISLKPGAGMDLMKADMSGAAAVLGTFKAISDLKPSSHIVGLIPCTENMPGGRALKPGDIIKYMSGKTVEILNTDAEGRLILADAISYAKKYKPDAMIDIATLTGACVAALGTFASGMLGNNEELKDRVKQSGENCHERVWELPLWEEYNDLIKSNIADIKNTGGKYAGTITAACFLAEFVEDFPWVHLDIAGTFLVEKDTPYIRKGATGVGVRLLTHLVMNWKKMTDASKKK, from the coding sequence ATGAAGTTATCAGTAACATTTGGCGCAGCAGAAAAAAAATCTACAGACATAATCATAATAAGTCTCTTTGAAAATATAAAAAAAATCCCTTCCGATTTAAACGCCCTTGATAAAGCATCCGGAAAGGCAATATCAAGTTTACTGCAAAACGGTGATTTTAACGGAAAATTGAATGAAACGATACTAATCCCAACTGATAAGAAGATTGCTCCAAAAAGAGTCCTGTTAGTCGGGCTGGGAAAATCGACCGCGTTTTCACTTGACAAAGCCCGACAGGCCGCAGGCACAGCCACCAGAGTTATCCAGGAAAAGAAATATAAAAATCCTTCATTATTATTATATGGAACAGAAAATAAGGAGATCTCTCTGGAAGATGTTACTCGTTCAGTGGTAGAAGGCATCTTATTGTCACTCTATACTTTCACCATGTATAAAACATTAAAGAAGGAAGAAAAAACGGATATTACAAATTACTCTCTGATTGTTCAGAAGAAGGATGACCTGGAAAATGTTAAATCTGCAGTACAGAAAAGCCAGATAGAAGCAGAAGCCGTCTGTTTCTCACGTGATATTGTAAATATGGCGGGCAGCGACGCAACGCCAACATTCCTTGCAAATAAAGCAAAAGAGATTGCAAAGAAAACTGGAGTTAAATGTAAAGTATTGTCCATCCCGGAAATGAAAAAACTGGGTATGAACGGTATATTGAATGTATCGAGAGGAAGCTCTGAACCACCTAAATTTATCATCCTTGAATATAATTCTAAGAAAAACACTAATGATACAATAGTCCTTGTGGGTAAAGGTGTAACCTTTGACTCAGGAGGAATATCCTTAAAACCCGGGGCAGGTATGGATCTGATGAAGGCCGATATGTCGGGTGCCGCCGCTGTGCTGGGTACTTTTAAGGCTATTTCCGACCTTAAACCATCCTCCCATATTGTGGGATTGATACCATGTACAGAAAACATGCCCGGTGGCCGTGCCCTGAAACCGGGTGATATTATCAAATATATGTCAGGAAAGACGGTAGAGATATTAAACACTGATGCTGAAGGACGCCTGATTCTGGCTGATGCAATCAGTTACGCGAAAAAGTATAAGCCTGATGCCATGATAGACATTGCCACATTAACCGGCGCATGTGTCGCTGCGCTTGGCACTTTTGCATCAGGCATGCTTGGTAACAATGAAGAGCTTAAAGACCGGGTAAAACAATCCGGTGAAAACTGCCATGAAAGAGTGTGGGAATTACCGCTATGGGAAGAATATAATGATTTGATAAAAAGCAACATAGCAGATATTAAGAATACCGGAGGTAAATACGCGGGGACTATTACAGCTGCGTGTTTCTTAGCCGAATTTGTAGAAGACTTCCCATGGGTACACCTTGACATTGCAGGAACGTTTCTTGTAGAAAAGGATACTCCATACATAAGAAAAGGCGCTACCGGGGTTGGCGTGCGGTTATTGACACACTTGGTTATGAACTGGAAGAAGATGACTGATGCAAGTAAAAAGAAGTAA
- the uvrA gene encoding excinuclease ABC subunit UvrA: protein MQVKRSNSIKSEPVNHISINGARQHNLKSININIPRDQLVVITGVSGSGKSSLAFDTIYAEGQRRYIESLSSYARQFLDQMQKPDVDIIEGLPPTIAIEQRTSHSGPRSTVATTTDIYDYLRLLFAKVGTPYCHNCGTAITRQSIEQIMDRVSRIPYGTKIMILTPIIKGKKGEHKEIFQKIRRKGFVRARVDGKVIDAGSDVKLSRYKLHDIDIVVDRLVVKDDIQKRLSDSIHTSLELGEGVVIVAREKKGKWQDMVFSERYSCPDCGIGYEELAPRMFSFNSPYGSCRECEGLGMTLEFDPELIIPNEELSLREDAVHAWSKWSPITQGHYNSLLDIFSEKYGIDTEVPIRKIGKKAKNILLHGEPLNKKNLKAGERFEGVIPVLWQVYDKTNSPDVIKRLERYMEYTTCEGCKAARLRPEALSVKVNGKTINEITSMTVKNAFDFFKALKFKGEKEIIAKGILKEIIIRSGFMLDIGLYYLTLDRRSDTLSGGEVQRIQLATQVGTGLIGACYVLDEPTIGLHQRDNKRLIDTLLKLKDSGNTVIVVEHDEETIRNADYVIDLGPGAGEHGGEIVAEGSVQEITSNKESLTSQYMNHKLKVEIPGIRKKADMKNVILIQGAMENNLKSIDVQIPLNVFCCITGVSGSGKSTLIDQILHRALMKSIYGSRLKPGKHSRITGIEKIDKVIEIDQSPIGRTPRSNPATYTDLFNHIRNVFAQTKESKIRGYKSGRYSFNVKEGRCGLCEGQGTKKIAMNFLPDMFVLCEQCRGKRYNPETLEIRYKGKTIADTLDMTVEEAYDFFKNVPRIERILRTLQNVGLGYITLGQSSTTISGGEAQRVKLSTELAKQSTGKTLYILDEPTTGLHFADIRKLLKILHKLTDMGNTVIVIEHNLDVIKTADYIIDMGPEGGERGGEVIAAGPPEKIAGTKGSYTGKYLKSMI from the coding sequence ATGCAAGTAAAAAGAAGTAACTCTATTAAGTCAGAACCTGTCAATCACATATCAATAAATGGTGCAAGACAACACAATCTGAAAAGCATAAACATAAACATTCCGAGAGATCAGCTTGTGGTTATAACCGGTGTAAGCGGTTCCGGGAAATCCTCCCTGGCCTTTGACACTATTTACGCGGAGGGGCAACGACGTTACATAGAAAGCCTCTCCTCATATGCCAGACAATTCCTCGACCAGATGCAGAAGCCGGACGTCGATATCATAGAAGGCCTCCCTCCCACTATCGCAATCGAGCAGAGAACAAGCCATTCAGGCCCGCGTTCTACCGTCGCCACAACAACTGATATATACGACTATCTACGCCTTCTCTTTGCGAAAGTCGGCACTCCCTATTGCCATAATTGTGGAACTGCAATTACCAGACAATCCATAGAGCAGATTATGGATAGAGTATCACGGATTCCCTATGGCACAAAGATTATGATTCTAACACCAATAATTAAGGGCAAAAAAGGTGAACACAAAGAGATTTTTCAGAAAATAAGACGTAAGGGGTTCGTACGTGCCAGAGTCGATGGGAAGGTTATTGATGCAGGCAGCGACGTCAAACTGAGCAGGTATAAATTGCATGATATTGATATCGTCGTAGACAGACTTGTAGTTAAGGATGATATTCAAAAAAGGCTCAGTGACTCAATACATACGAGTCTGGAACTGGGAGAAGGCGTCGTAATTGTTGCGCGCGAAAAGAAAGGAAAGTGGCAGGATATGGTTTTCAGTGAACGCTATTCCTGCCCGGATTGTGGGATCGGCTATGAAGAACTTGCTCCCCGAATGTTCTCCTTCAATAGCCCCTATGGTTCGTGCAGAGAGTGCGAAGGATTAGGTATGACTCTGGAGTTTGATCCGGAATTGATAATACCAAATGAGGAATTAAGTCTAAGAGAAGATGCTGTTCATGCATGGTCAAAATGGAGTCCAATTACACAGGGGCATTACAACAGTTTATTAGACATTTTTTCAGAAAAATATGGTATTGACACGGAGGTACCGATCAGGAAGATCGGGAAAAAGGCTAAAAATATTTTGTTACACGGAGAACCTCTCAATAAAAAAAACCTTAAAGCGGGGGAACGCTTTGAAGGTGTCATTCCGGTATTATGGCAGGTATATGACAAAACAAACAGTCCGGATGTTATAAAACGCCTTGAAAGATATATGGAATACACTACATGTGAAGGGTGCAAAGCAGCCAGGTTAAGACCTGAAGCGTTATCCGTAAAAGTTAATGGAAAAACAATAAATGAAATCACTTCAATGACGGTAAAAAATGCCTTTGACTTCTTTAAGGCCCTTAAATTCAAGGGAGAGAAAGAGATCATAGCAAAAGGGATTTTAAAAGAGATTATAATCAGATCAGGCTTCATGCTTGATATCGGATTATACTATTTAACACTGGACAGAAGGAGTGATACACTTTCCGGTGGAGAAGTGCAGCGGATCCAACTGGCAACACAGGTAGGGACCGGCCTGATCGGTGCGTGCTATGTATTGGATGAACCTACTATTGGATTACACCAGAGAGACAATAAAAGATTAATTGATACATTATTAAAACTGAAGGATTCCGGAAATACTGTAATAGTAGTTGAACATGATGAAGAAACTATACGTAATGCAGATTATGTAATTGATCTGGGACCTGGTGCAGGAGAACATGGAGGGGAGATAGTAGCAGAGGGCTCTGTTCAAGAAATAACCTCCAATAAAGAGTCATTAACCTCTCAATATATGAACCACAAACTTAAGGTGGAAATCCCCGGCATAAGAAAAAAAGCAGATATGAAAAACGTTATCTTGATACAAGGCGCAATGGAAAACAACCTTAAATCAATTGACGTCCAAATCCCATTAAACGTATTCTGCTGTATAACCGGCGTTTCAGGCTCGGGCAAGAGCACTCTTATCGATCAGATTTTACATAGAGCTTTAATGAAGTCGATATATGGCAGTCGTCTCAAGCCGGGGAAACATAGCAGGATAACGGGAATAGAAAAAATTGACAAAGTAATAGAGATCGACCAATCCCCGATTGGTCGCACACCGCGATCAAACCCAGCAACATACACAGACCTCTTCAACCACATAAGAAATGTTTTTGCCCAGACAAAGGAATCAAAGATAAGGGGATACAAATCCGGCCGTTACAGTTTTAACGTTAAAGAAGGCAGGTGCGGGTTGTGTGAAGGCCAGGGGACGAAGAAAATTGCCATGAACTTCCTGCCGGATATGTTTGTCCTCTGTGAACAATGCAGAGGTAAAAGATACAACCCGGAAACACTGGAAATAAGATATAAGGGCAAAACCATTGCAGACACACTCGACATGACAGTGGAAGAGGCGTATGATTTCTTCAAAAATGTCCCCCGTATTGAGCGCATATTGAGGACACTACAAAACGTTGGATTAGGATACATAACACTTGGGCAGTCAAGCACTACCATTTCCGGAGGTGAAGCGCAAAGGGTAAAACTCTCAACTGAACTTGCAAAACAGAGTACTGGAAAAACGCTATATATACTTGATGAGCCCACAACCGGACTTCATTTTGCAGATATTCGGAAACTCCTGAAGATACTCCACAAGCTGACGGATATGGGGAATACCGTAATTGTTATTGAGCACAATCTAGACGTTATCAAAACTGCAGACTATATCATCGACATGGGACCTGAGGGAGGAGAAAGAGGTGGAGAGGTGATTGCTGCAGGTCCTCCCGAAAAAATTGCCGGTACGAAGGGATCTTATACAGGGAAGTATTTAAAATCAATGATTTGA
- a CDS encoding foldase protein PrsA → MKIRLFITLISLSFAGLLINGCGDNTPSPHGGIVGAPQSGGDMNFEQQALKAEQDDLAKLKIGKMHASDSDDGHLSAHGTPKETKKDPNEVIATVNGEKIIRLELDKIMDKAKTRMSKSNLHLVEEKVINDLITQAVLKQFIKKENIQVDLNRIETEINNFRENIKKNPQTKDKSLETLLEEQGGSLDELRVALDISFGVDEYLEKTTSEEEMKTYFTENIGSFNGEIVTASHILIDTKGVTDETKLKEAKERAEKIKKELDEGGDFVQLAKAHSDCPSAKTGGNLGPIKRDDMVKEFTDVAYATEVNGISEPVKTQFGYHIIKVTGKDAGKDVNYEDIKDKVKIALHNEKTLNLIQDLLKKSDVKVLYTPTPYYAATSSGGGHGGMGGGGHGSGMGNMSMPGGHGGVYGDHGNMKTNTSPHGGASPHGGTGNPSPHAGMPMPGASSPHGGASPHGGSNPHGQMSSVEGGSVEKKFTLTND, encoded by the coding sequence ATGAAAATAAGGCTTTTTATAACGTTAATTTCTTTAAGTTTTGCAGGTTTATTAATAAATGGTTGTGGTGATAATACACCAAGCCCCCATGGTGGTATTGTCGGTGCTCCGCAAAGCGGAGGCGACATGAACTTTGAGCAGCAGGCATTAAAAGCGGAGCAGGATGATCTTGCCAAATTGAAAATAGGAAAAATGCATGCGAGTGATTCAGATGATGGTCATCTCAGTGCTCATGGCACTCCTAAAGAAACGAAAAAAGATCCCAATGAGGTAATAGCGACAGTAAACGGCGAAAAAATTATACGTCTGGAACTTGACAAGATAATGGATAAAGCCAAAACAAGAATGAGTAAATCTAATCTGCATCTTGTAGAAGAAAAAGTTATAAATGATTTAATTACACAGGCAGTACTCAAGCAGTTTATTAAAAAGGAAAATATCCAGGTTGATCTAAACCGTATTGAAACGGAGATTAATAATTTCAGGGAGAATATAAAAAAGAATCCTCAGACTAAAGACAAAAGCCTTGAAACACTTCTGGAAGAGCAGGGGGGAAGCCTCGACGAGTTGAGAGTTGCCCTGGATATCTCATTCGGAGTAGACGAATACCTCGAAAAGACTACATCAGAGGAAGAGATGAAAACCTATTTTACGGAGAACATAGGCAGCTTTAACGGGGAAATCGTTACTGCAAGTCATATTCTTATAGATACAAAAGGCGTAACCGATGAGACAAAATTAAAAGAGGCAAAAGAGAGAGCAGAAAAGATAAAAAAAGAACTTGATGAGGGTGGTGATTTTGTACAACTTGCTAAAGCCCACTCCGATTGCCCTTCCGCTAAGACTGGCGGAAATTTAGGTCCTATCAAGAGAGATGACATGGTAAAAGAATTTACGGATGTGGCCTACGCGACAGAGGTAAATGGTATCAGTGAACCGGTAAAAACACAGTTTGGTTATCACATTATCAAAGTTACAGGTAAAGACGCAGGTAAAGACGTCAATTATGAAGATATTAAGGATAAGGTAAAAATTGCACTTCATAATGAGAAAACATTGAATTTAATTCAGGATTTACTCAAAAAATCAGATGTTAAGGTACTATATACGCCAACTCCATACTATGCGGCAACGTCATCCGGTGGTGGCCATGGCGGCATGGGCGGTGGCGGGCATGGCAGTGGCATGGGCAACATGAGCATGCCAGGAGGACATGGAGGGGTGTATGGTGATCATGGTAATATGAAAACGAATACTTCTCCTCATGGCGGCGCTTCACCTCACGGTGGTACTGGCAATCCATCTCCTCACGCTGGAATGCCTATGCCGGGTGCTTCTTCACCCCATGGTGGTGCTTCACCTCATGGTGGTTCAAATCCACACGGGCAAATGAGTTCGGTAGAAGGTGGGTCTGTAGAGAAGAAATTTACTCTTACAAACGATTGA